From one Triticum urartu cultivar G1812 chromosome 3, Tu2.1, whole genome shotgun sequence genomic stretch:
- the LOC125545558 gene encoding uncharacterized protein LOC125545558: MEGLIPFVYKAIKERRTRSYSRCGAAVADEDDDWEQQKQQWAAAADGAGREAGHRRHRSLEELAGEVGSAAPEWPASGAMRRGRSARILSCIGGM, translated from the coding sequence ATGGAGGGGCTCATCCCGTTCGTCTACAAGGCCATCAAGGAGCGGCGCACCCGGAGCTACTCCAGGTGCGGCGCCGCCGTGGCGGACGAGGACGACGACTGGGAGCAGCAGAAGCAGCAGTGGGCCGCGGCGGCGGACGGCGCGGGGAGGGAGGCGGGGCACCGGCGGCACCGGTCGCTGGAGGAGCTGGCCGGCGAGGTGGGCTCCGCGGCGCCGGAGTGGCCGGCCAGCGGGGCCATGCGCAGGGGCAGGAGCGCCAGGATCTTGTCCTGCATCGGCGGCATGTAA